In Cotesia glomerata isolate CgM1 linkage group LG1, MPM_Cglom_v2.3, whole genome shotgun sequence, one genomic interval encodes:
- the LOC123275065 gene encoding uncharacterized protein LOC123275065 — MSHARWMSKAIYCLKIFIFRTEFKITPKELNNLRHICIFIVTTYIKAWFTSSSAILAPNNDLTLMQQLILYNKINSTVSQAALKKMVRHLWYLSDQLAIMSLFDDSIDLTVKKKMIENLINNKSSNTKTRKYEVASDSDELLEKDISDFISVESLTIFKEFDLPYDFIDEDISNWSNNDSFQECKEFFGKLAVVNDVAERGVSLIEDYNKCLTKNEEQLQYLLLAVSEHRKKYPNCNKSNLIE, encoded by the coding sequence ATGAGTCATGCTCGTTGGATGTCGAAGGCgatttattgtttgaaaatatttatttttcgaacAGAGTTTAAGATTACACCTAAAGAGTTAAATAATCTTCGTCATATTTGTATTTTCATAGTTACAACTTATATAAAAGCTTGGTTTACTTCATCCTCGGCAATTTTGGCTCCAAATAATGATTTGACTTTGATGCAACAATTGATAttatataacaaaataaactcGACTGTATCGCAAGCTGCTCTCAAGAAAATGGTGAGACATTTATGGTATTTGAGTGATCAATTAGCCATAATGTCTCTATTTGATGATTCTATTGACCTGactgtgaagaaaaaaatgattgaaaatctaataaataataaatcatcaaaTACTAAAACCAGAAAATATGAAGTAGCAAGCGATTCAGATGAATTGCTAGAAAAAGATATCAGTGACTTCATTTCTGTAGAATCGCTCACCATATTCAAAGAATTTGATTTGCCGTATGATTTTATCGATGAAGACATAAGCAATTGGTCCAATAATGATAGTTTTCAAGAGTGTAaggaattttttggaaaattagcTGTCGTCAATGATGTTGCAGAACGTGGTGTATCATTAATTGAAGATTACAATAAGTGTCTCACTAAAAACGAAGAACAACTTCAGTATTTGTTGTTAGCCGTTAGTGAACACCGGAAAAAATACccaaattgtaataaaagtaatttgattgaataa
- the LOC123275067 gene encoding uncharacterized protein LOC123275067, with product MLRVFVLNSELFAASRIIQDDILHALLILVELLPITNAEIAKKKKVDEKIQENQENDESKRGKGKGKKRKLNELQNVDPMKTKVFPNENLIKIVSVSFLGRFC from the exons ATGCTGAGAGTTTTCGTCCTGAACTCTGAACTGTTTGCTGCATCAAGGATTATTCAAGATG atattttacaCGCGCTACTAATTCTTGTTGAATTATTGCCGATAACTAACGCCGAAATTGCAAAGAAAAAGAaagttgatgaaaaaattcaagagaATCAAGAAAATGATGAATCTAAAAGAGGGAAAGGGAAAGGTAAAAAACGG aaATTGAACGAATTGCAAAACGTTGACCCGATGAAAACAAAAGTTTTTCCTAACGAAAAtctgataaaaattgtatCCGTAagttttttaggtagattttgttag
- the LOC123271599 gene encoding uncharacterized protein LOC123271599, whose amino-acid sequence MTPELAAALDRGNVSSRSATYVLAATLKSVGFDTRNVNLSYKTIQRQRIIHRKEIAKGLKEDLKFNDNYVVHWDGKLLSDIVGTETVDRLPVLLTSSGSEQLLGIPKINSGSGIEQALAVYSTMEQWGVSNYIKAICFDTAATNTGIHHGAGVELEKILKRKLIWLPCRHHVIELVIKGVLKLTGQYNQVRTFHF is encoded by the exons atgacGCCAGAATTAGCTGCTGCACTGGATCGTGGTAATGTAAGTAGCCGAAGCGCCACATATGTTTTGGCAGCTACTTTAAAAAGTGTGGGATTCGATACTCGGAATGTAAATTTGAGTTATAAAACTATTCAACGACAGCGTATAATTCATCGGAAAGAAATTGCTAAAGGCTTAAAAGAAGACTTAAAATTCAATGACAATTATGTGGTCCATTGGGATGGTAAACTGCTAAGTGATATTGTTGGGACAGAAACAGTAGATAGGCTTCCGGTGCTTTTAACATCGTCTGGCAGTGAACAGCTATTGggtattccaaaaattaattcaggaTCTGGGATTGAGCAAGCTTTAGCTGTATACTCAACTATGGAGCAATGGGGTGTCAGTAATTACATAAAAGCGATATGCTTTGATACTGCAGCAACCAATAcgg GAATTCATCATGGCGCTGGCGTAGAGCTTGAGAAAATTCTGAAACGAAAGCTTATATGGTTACCCTGTCGTCATCATGTAATTGAACTTGTCATAAAAGGCGTTTTGAAGCTTACTGGCCAGTACAATCAGGTCCGAACGTTCCATTTTTAA